Proteins from one Niallia circulans genomic window:
- a CDS encoding EcsC family protein, whose product MTENEAYLLNELEEVRKWEKDQSGLWFWEKLSRLPFKLIDKLTPAFIQNKIGQLLDEMGNYIQSGGKLLSDISASKKYYKHLNVQHFDEVKDLPLDEMKSAVAKLTKNRKNIATIQGASTGIGGFLTLGIDIPILLSMQIKILQDIAISYGYNPNEKKERIFIIKCLQYVSADVLGKNTILDQLSHFDHETDKVQREVLLEMQGWKEVVFAYRDTFGWKKLFQMVPVFGVVFGAFSNRSMIHDIAETGEMFYRKRKVLERLDIHQR is encoded by the coding sequence ATGACAGAAAATGAAGCCTATTTATTGAATGAGCTGGAGGAAGTCAGAAAATGGGAAAAAGACCAAAGCGGTTTATGGTTTTGGGAGAAGCTCAGTAGACTTCCCTTTAAATTAATAGATAAACTAACCCCTGCATTCATTCAAAATAAAATCGGTCAGCTTTTAGATGAAATGGGAAACTATATTCAGAGTGGTGGCAAACTGCTAAGTGATATATCTGCCTCTAAAAAATATTATAAGCATCTTAATGTGCAGCATTTTGACGAGGTTAAGGACTTGCCGTTAGATGAAATGAAATCTGCGGTCGCGAAATTGACAAAAAACCGCAAAAACATTGCGACCATCCAAGGGGCTAGTACAGGAATTGGCGGTTTCTTGACATTAGGAATCGATATTCCCATCTTGCTTTCGATGCAAATCAAAATTTTGCAGGATATTGCCATCTCTTACGGCTATAACCCAAATGAAAAAAAAGAGCGCATTTTTATTATTAAATGTTTGCAATATGTTTCAGCAGATGTATTAGGAAAAAACACGATATTGGATCAACTTTCCCACTTCGATCATGAAACAGATAAAGTGCAAAGAGAGGTTCTGCTTGAAATGCAAGGCTGGAAGGAGGTTGTCTTTGCCTATCGCGATACTTTTGGCTGGAAGAAGCTGTTTCAGATGGTGCCAGTTTTCGGGGTTGTTTTTGGCGCTTTCTCCAACCGTTCGATGATTCACGATATTGCCGAGACAGGTGAAATGTTTTATCGAAAACGCAAAGTATTAGAAAGGCTCGACATTCACCAACGTTAA